The following DNA comes from bacterium.
CGCGACCCCGAGTCCGAGGTCATAGAGGCGATAGAGACGCTGCGAATCATTGAAGATCGCGGTGCGGCTGGCCAGTCTCTCGTATTCATCGAAATCCATAGCGCAATTATACCTTTACGATTTTCTTCACGGCAGTGAAGATTTTCTCGTGGATAGCGGGGCGAGGGAGGAGCTCGCCTTTTTCGATGCAGTCGATCTTCTGCCAATTACCCTGCGCCTTAATGATCTTGAGCGCTGCCTCTTGCGTACGCTCGAGATGCTTGGGGTCGCTTTCTGCCAAGTCCTCATTCCCGCGGCCCTTCATAAGCTGGATGGAGAATGCAACAGGTACGTGGAGGTACAGGATGAGATCAGGGCGCGGAAGTCCGAACGTTCTGTGTTCCATCGCGTCGAGCCACTTCAAAAAGGCGGTTCGGGCCTTTGTATCGGAGATCTTTCCACCCTGATGCATTTGATTGGAGCTTACGTAACGATTGAGAACAACAATGCGACCGTCTTTCAACCACTTTTCGAGCTTCGCTTTCGATTCCCAGCGATCAGCTGCGTAGGCGATAGAAACAAGATACGGATTCTGCCCGATGAAATCACCGTGTTTTCCTGTGAGGCAATCTTTCAGGAACGAGCCGAAGAAGTTCTTCTCGTATTGCGGGAAATCCATCGTTTCCACCTTCTTTCCGGATTTCTTGAGGCGCTCAACCAAGAGCTTGGTCTGAGTCGCTTTGCCGACACCGTCTGAGCCGTCTATCACGATGAGTCTACCTTTTGCCATAGAAATAGAAAAAGACCGGGGCTCACGAGAGCCACCGGCCAAGGATGTTGTCAGGGTGTTCACGATTAAAGAGCCTCTCGCTACCTTCCTGCAGGTAGACGTTTGCGATACCTGCTTCCATGATTGCATCCCAACATGGCACACAGGCCCACCAGTGGCCGTACAGGTACAGATCTGCACCTTTGGTATCGTGGCCCTGCGCCTGTGCGTCGGCTACTGCACGTGGTTCGCTGTGGTTCTTCGGGTGACAGCCTTCACAGAGCTCATAGCCCTCGCCGGTCGGCATCTTGCGACGGACGCGCTCACAGACATGACTTTTATGATAGTCACTACCGTTCGCGCCGCGGCCGATAACGATGCCATCTTTCACGATAACGGAACCGGTTTTTACCGCGTCATCGAGGGAGTTTTCAAGTGCGGATTTCCGCGCTTCCTGCATGAACCGATTGTCAGCCGGGACGTACAGGATCGTCCTTCCTTCGGGAAGATAGGGATACTTGATAGTCGTTACAGTCATTGTCGAATCCTCCATATGACCTAGATAGTGTATACCACCTCACAGTGCTGGGATATACTTCCGCCATGACGAAATTCGATGCGCTCTATCAGGACATGCTCAAGCGTATCGTCAAGGAAGGCGTACGCGAAAAGAACAAGCGAACGGGCCATGAAGTAGCGGCGATACCGGGCCTCCATTTCTCCATCGACCTCGAAAAAGAGGGATTCCCGCTCCTCACGCTCCGCAAGATCCCCGTGAAGATGTTCGTGGCGGAGCAGATATGGTTCGTCTCCGGTGCACGTAAGCCGGCGGATTTCCTGCGCGATTACACGAAAATCTGGGACGTGTTCACGAATCCGGCGGATGTGGTGACCGTTGCGTATGGCTACCGTTGGCGCAAGCATTTCGGGCGCGATCAGCTCGGGCTCTTGGTGAAGCATCTCAAGGAAGATCCGACATCGCGCCACGGCGTGGTCATCACATGGGATCCGGGAGGAGATGGTCTCGGTGTCACGAATAGGAAGAACGTGCCGTGCCCATACACCTTTACGGTGAATATCATCGGTGGCCGCCTTAATCTGCATAATATGGTGCGATCGAACGACATGGTGCTCGGATTCCCATCAGACGTCGCTGGATTCGCCCTTTTACAACACATGCTCGCACAGAAGCTTGGTGTAAAAGCAGGAACCTATAGTCACTCGATATCGAACGCACACATCTATGACAACCAGTACGACGCCGTGAAGGAGATGGTAAAGAGAAAGAATGCCCATAAGCCGATCAAGGTCGCCCTGCCGAAGGCTGCCTATGATCGGGCGGAGAAGAAGGATCCGAAGCTTGTCGCGCAGATCGTCGAAGTCTTCCAAGCTCAGTACAGTCCGATGGATGCCATCAAAGGGCTTCAGATCGTAATGTAGACTTACCACCTATGGCCATACTCACCAAAGACGAAATACTCGCTCGTGTAAAAGAGGGGAATCTGGGCTTTTCGCCGAATCTTGATCAATTCCAGATCCAAGCGCACGCCGTCGATCTCCGATTGGGATTCACGTTCCTTCTGCCGAAATCGTGGCGCATGACGAAAGAAGGAAGAGAGGCGATGATGATCGATCCTCTGCGTGACCACGGCCCCGAGTATTTTGATGTGATCGAATTGGAGCAGGGGCAGTCGTTCGATCTGTTGCCGCAGGAATATGTCTTGGTGTCTACATTTGAGACCGTGCGCATTCCCGACGATCTTATGGCGGTGTTGTATCCACGCTCGTCGGTCAATCGTAAAGGCCTTTCCGTCGACCTCACCGGCATCATCGATAGTGGCTACGAAGGACCGCTCACGCTCCCGATCCGCAACAACACGCGATCCCAAGTCATTCAGCTCCATCCGGGTGAGCGCATCTGCCAGGTTGTCTTTGAAGAACTGAAGCATCCGGTGAACGCGCGCAAGAGCCGCTGGCATCAGAAGGACGTCGTCGAGAAGGGGAAGAAGGAGAAGTCGAAAGAAATGAAACTGGTTTTCTCGGGAGACATCAAGAAGCTGAAATCCGATTTCAAGGCTCTGTAGTATGGCCCGTGTCAGTGCTATCGCCGCAATCGGACGCAATCGCGTTTTGGGCAAGGATAATCAGCTGCTTTGGCATATTCCTGACGACCTGAAGCGTTTTAAGGAGATCACCTCCGGCCATCCCATCATCATGGGTCGCAAGACATTCGAGTCGATTCTCGCGTCGCTCGGGAAGCCTCTGCCGGGGCGCACGAATATCGTCGTTACTCGGGATGCTTCGTGGCAGCATGAAGGCGTGCTTACTGCGGCGTCGATTGAAGATGCTATCATGAAAGCCGCAAAAGCGCCGGGAGCGGATGAGGTTTTTATCGGCGGCGGCGGCGAGATCTATCGCCAGGCGCTTCCATTTACCGACCGGCTGTATCTCACACTCATCGAGGACGATAAGGAAGGGGATTCGTTCTTTCCGGAATATGAGAATGAATTTACGAAGGTGGTTTCGGATGAGACTCGAGAGCATGAAGGGCTGAAATACCGCTGGGTGGATTTGGAACGTTGAGTGCGGTAGGCTGCTCCTAGTGCCAGGGAATCCCCTGGTTTTCGCTGTTCTTAGGAGGACACAATGATCGAGACCCAGCCTCGCGAGATCGCGAGAGGGAAGACGAAGGTGCTCGTGCAGGCACCGGATGCCGCGGACGAAGTGGAGGTCCATAACATGGACTTCATCACTGCCGGCGACGGGGCTCGCAAGGACTCGTTCCTTCGCAAGGGCGAATATTCGACTCAGACGAACGACAGTGTCTTCACGTTGCTCAACTCATGCGGCGTGCCGACGGCGTATGTACGTCGTACCGGCCCTTCGACATTCCGTGCGAAGAAGGTCCGTATGCTGCCCTACGAAGCAGTCGGTATCTTCAAAGTTGCCGCTGCATCGTCCGCAAGAAAGCGTGACCCGTCGTTACAGGTCGGTCAGGAATTCATGTTCGGCAAGTACGCCCTCTTTCTGAAAACGACCGGAAAGACCTTCGGTCCGTATACGTTCGAGAAGGATGATCCGTTCATCACTTCGAGTACGGAAGACGGCCTGATGGTATGTCGGCCTGATCTGCCCGTCGGGACCGACAATGTCCCGATACGTGTGCGGCCGGAATACGTCTTTCCTGACGGCATCGTGCATCCGTTTGACGAGATGCGGGCGTTGGTCGGGCAGGTCGGTAATATCTTGTCGGCTGCGTGGGCTCAGCTGGGCTGCACGCTGTATGACTTCAAGATCGAACTCGCATTCCTTCCCGATGGAGAACTCGTCGTAGCAGACGTCATCGACAATGACTCATGGCGGCTGGTCGATGAAAACGGCCAACACCTCGATAAGCAGCGGTATCGGGATAAAGACACGCCGCTGGAAGTGGTCGCGGCGCTCTATGCCGAAGTGGCAGCGCGCTCAGAGGGACTCAAGTCGATCAGGTGGTAACACTGACCGCGGACGAAAGTCCGCGGTTTTCTTTATTGCTTCAATCCGAGTCCTTTGCGGATGAGGTACCAGTTCAAGGCGACGAGGGCGAAAACCATGGCGAACAGCATGGCGACGGATACGGCGATCGATACATCGGTGATGCCGAGGAAGCCGTAGCGGAATCCGTTGATGAGGTAGAAGAGGGGATTCGCATACGTGATCGCCTGCCACCATTCCGGAAGGTTATGCACCGAGTAGAAGATGCCCCCGAGGTAGACTAGTGGCGTGAGGACGAAGGTCGGGACGATATTGATGCCATCGATGGTCTTCGCGTAGATTCCGTTTACAAGGCCTGCGAGCGCGAAGACGAGGCAGGTAAGGACCGCGAAACCGAAGATGATGAGGAAGTTGTGCACGGAGAGCTCTAATCCGGTGAAAAAGATGGAGACGAGAAGGACGAGCGTACCGGTGATGACGCCGCGAACGACGCCGCCACCCACGAAGCCGGCAATCATGAGCCATGGCGGTGTCGGGGAGACGAGGATCTCCTCGATATTGCGGGCGAAGAATTTCGACGAGAAGAAGGTGAATGAGGTGTTCGCATAGGAAGTCGTGACGATCGCGAGCATCACGAGACCGGGGACGACGAATGTCATGTAATCCACTCCCTGCATCTGACCGATCTGTGAGCCGAGCACGGTGCCGAAGACGAGGAAGTAGAGCGTGGAGGTGATGACGCTCGGGAGGAAGGTCTGGATCCAGATGCGGAACATGCGGACCACGTCCTTGCGTATCATCGTATAGAAGCTGATCCAGAGTTTGTTTGCAGGCATACTATTTTTCGGAGGTCAGCTTGATAAAGACTTCCTCAAGACGACCGCCGCGATATCCGTCATTCGCCCCGGCATCATCGTGCATGGCAAGGATCTCATCCATCGTTCCCTGTGCGACGAAATTACCCTTACTGATGATGGCGACGTGCTTCGCGAGCTGCTCCGCTTCTTCGAGATAGTGGGTGGTGAGAAGGATGGTGAGGCCTTCAGAGGTGAGTTTGCGGAGGTAATCCCACATGCCGCGACGCAGCTCGACATCAACGCCGGCGGTGGGCTCGTCGAGGATGAGGAAGCGCGGCTTGTGGATGAGCGCGCGGGCGATCATGAGCCGGCGCTTCATGCCGCCGGAGAGCTCCATGGCGCGGACGTTCATTTTCTCGCCCAACCCGAGGTCGTTGAGAAGTTGCTCAGCGCGGGGAATGGCCTCCGCGCGAGCGATGCCATAGTAGCCGCCTTGATTGACGATGATATCGATCGGCTTCTCGAAGGGGTTGAAATTGATCTCCTGACCGACAAGGCCGATCCGGGTCTTTGCGAGTTCTGGTTCCTTATCGATATCGTGACCGAACACCGACACCGAGCCCACGGACTTGTTCACGAGGCCGGAGATAATGCCGATAATAGTCGTCTTTCCGGCGCCATTCGGGCCGAGGAGGGCGAAAAAGTCTCCGGCGGGGACCGTAAGCG
Coding sequences within:
- a CDS encoding deoxynucleoside kinase, giving the protein MAKGRLIVIDGSDGVGKATQTKLLVERLKKSGKKVETMDFPQYEKNFFGSFLKDCLTGKHGDFIGQNPYLVSIAYAADRWESKAKLEKWLKDGRIVVLNRYVSSNQMHQGGKISDTKARTAFLKWLDAMEHRTFGLPRPDLILYLHVPVAFSIQLMKGRGNEDLAESDPKHLERTQEAALKIIKAQGNWQKIDCIEKGELLPRPAIHEKIFTAVKKIVKV
- a CDS encoding thymidylate synthase, coding for MTKFDALYQDMLKRIVKEGVREKNKRTGHEVAAIPGLHFSIDLEKEGFPLLTLRKIPVKMFVAEQIWFVSGARKPADFLRDYTKIWDVFTNPADVVTVAYGYRWRKHFGRDQLGLLVKHLKEDPTSRHGVVITWDPGGDGLGVTNRKNVPCPYTFTVNIIGGRLNLHNMVRSNDMVLGFPSDVAGFALLQHMLAQKLGVKAGTYSHSISNAHIYDNQYDAVKEMVKRKNAHKPIKVALPKAAYDRAEKKDPKLVAQIVEVFQAQYSPMDAIKGLQIVM
- the dcd gene encoding dCTP deaminase; amino-acid sequence: MAILTKDEILARVKEGNLGFSPNLDQFQIQAHAVDLRLGFTFLLPKSWRMTKEGREAMMIDPLRDHGPEYFDVIELEQGQSFDLLPQEYVLVSTFETVRIPDDLMAVLYPRSSVNRKGLSVDLTGIIDSGYEGPLTLPIRNNTRSQVIQLHPGERICQVVFEELKHPVNARKSRWHQKDVVEKGKKEKSKEMKLVFSGDIKKLKSDFKAL
- a CDS encoding dihydrofolate reductase gives rise to the protein MARVSAIAAIGRNRVLGKDNQLLWHIPDDLKRFKEITSGHPIIMGRKTFESILASLGKPLPGRTNIVVTRDASWQHEGVLTAASIEDAIMKAAKAPGADEVFIGGGGEIYRQALPFTDRLYLTLIEDDKEGDSFFPEYENEFTKVVSDETREHEGLKYRWVDLER
- a CDS encoding ABC transporter permease produces the protein MPANKLWISFYTMIRKDVVRMFRIWIQTFLPSVITSTLYFLVFGTVLGSQIGQMQGVDYMTFVVPGLVMLAIVTTSYANTSFTFFSSKFFARNIEEILVSPTPPWLMIAGFVGGGVVRGVITGTLVLLVSIFFTGLELSVHNFLIIFGFAVLTCLVFALAGLVNGIYAKTIDGINIVPTFVLTPLVYLGGIFYSVHNLPEWWQAITYANPLFYLINGFRYGFLGITDVSIAVSVAMLFAMVFALVALNWYLIRKGLGLKQ
- a CDS encoding ABC transporter ATP-binding protein; translation: MSTPALVVTNVKKKYANGTEALKGVSLTVPAGDFFALLGPNGAGKTTIIGIISGLVNKSVGSVSVFGHDIDKEPELAKTRIGLVGQEINFNPFEKPIDIIVNQGGYYGIARAEAIPRAEQLLNDLGLGEKMNVRAMELSGGMKRRLMIARALIHKPRFLILDEPTAGVDVELRRGMWDYLRKLTSEGLTILLTTHYLEEAEQLAKHVAIISKGNFVAQGTMDEILAMHDDAGANDGYRGGRLEEVFIKLTSEK